The window TGACCTTATCCGTTTCTGCGGGTGCTAAGACGACTGTACTGGACCCGAGCTTTTCTAGGGCCGCTTTAGACTGGGCAAACTTCTCATCTATTTTTGTGTCGTCTTGGTCAGGGTCATGATGGAACAAATAAAGGTTCTTGACGTTAGCCTGATGGGCGGCCTCAACGACCTGGCTCACACAGGAATGCCCCCATCCAACTTTAGTCGGATATTCATCGTCCAAGTAAGTGCAGTCTGTAATTAAGGCGTCAGTGCCTTCGATAAATGCACCCAGCTTTTCAACATAATTTGGATTGTGCTGCGGCGAGTCCGGCAAGAAATATTCATTGTCCGTCACGTAACAGATCGATCGACCGTTGTAGTCAACTCGGTATCCCAAACAATTGCCCGGGTGACTTAACAGAAATGTTTTAACCGAAATTCCGTCGACTTCATATTCTCCTTGAGTAAGATCACGGAAATAAACCCTGGAGCCGAATTCCTTCATCGTAATGGGAAAATAAACATCATCCATTTGCGCGGAAATGAGCTCCCGCATGGAGGTTCCAGCGTGTGACGCACCAAGCACTTCAAATTCATTGCCGGGAATATAAAGCGGCACAAAGAACGGCAGCGCGTTTATGTGATCCCAGTGCGGGTGAGAAATAAATATCTTCGCATTTAATTTCCCACCGCGGGTCGCCAAAAGATGATTAGAGAGTTCCTTAATTCCCGATCCTGCATCGAAAATAAAAAACTCTCCCTTGGAAAACTCGAGCGTCACGCAAGATGTGTTGCCGCCGTATTTATAGGCCCTTGGACCGGGAACAGGTAGCGTTCCCCGAACGCCCCAGAAGGTCATATCAATTTGATCGGAAAATGCGCTGTCGACCTGATTGATATACGTCTCTGGATTGATTGGCTTGGTTATAAAGCCAGCCGCCCCCATTTTCATGGCTTGTCGGCGATCAAATTCGAATGATTTTGATGAGACAATAATAACTTTTGTTTCTGCCAGGTCTTCATCATCGCGGATTTGTTTTAGGATTTGAATGCCGTCTATTTCGGGCATCATGATATCAGTAATTACACAGTCAGGTTTGCTGGCTCTAATTTGTTCCAGGGCGCCACCACTTTGAGTTGATGATAAAATTTCATGCCCGGCTTCGGCAAGAAGTACCGATTGAAGCTCAAGCATCGACTCGTCATCATCAATAATAAATATCTTCATAAGCACGGTTCCTGTTTTCGGACTCTACCGAATTACACCAAGTTGATCTCTTCAATAACGGCACATAAATTAGACGCCATGTTCTCATCCTTAAGAACGACAAAGTCAGGATCAGAGCCTCGACCATGACTTTCGATGTTATGTGACGTGATAAGAACAGTCGATATTGTTTCCTTAGATCTAGAAGACATGTGAGACGCTGCAACAAGAGCGAGGCCGTTTAAATTTACGAGTTCCATTGCCGTTATCAAAATATCAAAATCTTCAGCGAGTAGACGTTCCAAAGCAGTTATACCGTCTTGAACAACCGTAAACTCAATGGGGTATTGTTTCAGTGTACTAAGACATAATTGGGATGTCGTAAGCGATCCGTCAACCAGGAGGCCGCTATATATCTCGGCGAGGTTATCTCGTTTCAGAGAATTCAATTTATCGCCGATATGGGAAAAAAGGGTTTCACCGTCCTGAACAAGTAAAACGTACTCCCGCATCAGGTCGATATGCCGCAGAATTAGATCAGAAACATCACCTGGCGCAGATGAGACATCGAAGTTTTCAGGTTCCAGATAGTCCTCAACTCGATGGCAAATTGCGGTAAGGTCCGGAAATCCGTAAGAACCAGCGCTGCCTTTCAGGCTATGGGCAAGGCGATACAATTCCGGGCTGTTTTCCAGGAATCCATTGCGATTTTCCATCCGTAAGGCAATCTCTTCCATATCATCAATTTTAGCGGGAAGCTCAGTAAGGTATTTTTCCTTAAGCTTCTGAAGTACATTACTTATATCCCCTGTTTTACCTACCACTACGAAGCTCCTTTACTTT is drawn from Rhodospirillaceae bacterium and contains these coding sequences:
- a CDS encoding response regulator, with protein sequence MKIFIIDDDESMLELQSVLLAEAGHEILSSTQSGGALEQIRASKPDCVITDIMMPEIDGIQILKQIRDDEDLAETKVIIVSSKSFEFDRRQAMKMGAAGFITKPINPETYINQVDSAFSDQIDMTFWGVRGTLPVPGPRAYKYGGNTSCVTLEFSKGEFFIFDAGSGIKELSNHLLATRGGKLNAKIFISHPHWDHINALPFFVPLYIPGNEFEVLGASHAGTSMRELISAQMDDVYFPITMKEFGSRVYFRDLTQGEYEVDGISVKTFLLSHPGNCLGYRVDYNGRSICYVTDNEYFLPDSPQHNPNYVEKLGAFIEGTDALITDCTYLDDEYPTKVGWGHSCVSQVVEAAHQANVKNLYLFHHDPDQDDTKIDEKFAQSKAALEKLGSSTVVLAPAETDKVTL